One segment of Alistipes finegoldii DSM 17242 DNA contains the following:
- a CDS encoding DNA cytosine methyltransferase: MNSNDKIRLLYIDLFCGAGGTSTGVHLARHAGDPCAKVIACVNHDANAIASHAANHPDALHYTEDIRTLELGPLTAHAARMRRQYPDAFVVLWASLECTNFSRAKGGLPRDADSRTLAEHLFRYIEALTPDYIQIENVEEFMSWGDLDERGKPVSRDAGRLYRKWIDNVRGYGYDFGHRILNAADFGAYTSRRRFFGIFARRGLPIVFPKPTHTKNPAQGDLFGQQLRKWRPVREVLDLEDEGESIFDRKRPLVEASLARIHAGLVKFVAGGREAFLVKYNSMNQCGKYVAPGIDEPCPTVATQNRLGVAKVYYLCKHFGGSPEGKCTAVDAPAGAITCRDHHAFVSAYYGNGFNSSIEQPSPTVTTKDRFQLVRPFFANYYSGGVQTSGTDGPAPAVMTNPKQRLVAPWIMNTNFSNVGSSLDAPAQTVTANRKWQYLMNPQFASAGAATDRPCFTLIARMDKRPPRLVTAEADGEALPSFIRLEDETLVYEIYPEDTPMLVQIKEFMALYGLVDIRMRMLRIPELKRIMGFPENYVLIGTQEEQKKFIGNAVEVNMARVLCEALVAKLYELNIVPQRFAA; encoded by the coding sequence ATGAATTCAAACGATAAAATCCGACTTTTGTACATCGACCTTTTCTGCGGTGCGGGCGGCACCTCGACCGGGGTACACCTTGCGCGGCATGCCGGAGATCCTTGCGCCAAGGTGATCGCGTGCGTGAACCACGACGCCAACGCCATCGCGTCGCACGCTGCCAACCACCCCGACGCGCTACACTACACGGAGGACATCCGTACGCTGGAGTTGGGGCCGCTCACGGCCCATGCGGCCCGGATGCGCCGCCAGTATCCGGATGCCTTCGTCGTCCTCTGGGCCTCGCTGGAGTGTACGAACTTCTCGCGGGCCAAAGGCGGCCTTCCGCGCGACGCCGACAGCCGCACGCTGGCCGAACACCTGTTCCGCTACATCGAGGCGCTGACCCCCGATTACATCCAGATCGAGAACGTGGAGGAGTTTATGTCGTGGGGCGATCTGGACGAGAGGGGCAAGCCCGTCAGCAGGGATGCCGGGCGACTGTACCGGAAATGGATCGACAACGTGCGGGGCTACGGGTACGACTTCGGCCACCGCATCCTGAACGCCGCCGACTTCGGGGCGTACACTTCCCGCCGGCGGTTCTTCGGGATCTTCGCCCGCCGCGGCCTTCCGATCGTCTTTCCGAAACCGACTCACACCAAGAACCCGGCACAGGGCGACCTGTTCGGCCAGCAGCTTCGCAAGTGGCGGCCAGTGCGGGAAGTCCTCGACCTTGAGGACGAGGGCGAGTCGATCTTCGACCGGAAGCGGCCGCTGGTCGAGGCATCGCTTGCCCGCATCCACGCGGGGCTGGTGAAGTTCGTCGCCGGCGGGCGCGAAGCGTTCCTCGTCAAATACAACTCGATGAACCAGTGCGGGAAGTATGTTGCACCCGGCATCGACGAACCGTGCCCGACCGTGGCGACGCAGAACCGCCTCGGCGTAGCCAAGGTGTACTACCTCTGCAAGCACTTCGGCGGGTCTCCGGAGGGGAAATGCACTGCCGTCGATGCGCCCGCGGGCGCGATCACCTGCCGGGATCACCACGCTTTCGTCTCGGCCTACTACGGCAACGGGTTCAACTCGTCGATCGAGCAGCCGTCACCGACGGTTACGACGAAAGACCGTTTTCAACTGGTGCGTCCGTTCTTCGCCAACTACTATTCCGGCGGCGTCCAGACGTCAGGAACGGACGGCCCGGCTCCGGCCGTCATGACGAACCCGAAGCAGCGGCTCGTCGCGCCGTGGATCATGAACACCAACTTCAGCAACGTCGGCAGTTCGCTCGACGCTCCGGCCCAGACCGTGACGGCCAACCGCAAATGGCAATACCTGATGAACCCGCAGTTCGCCTCGGCGGGTGCCGCTACCGATCGGCCGTGTTTCACGCTGATCGCCCGCATGGACAAGCGGCCTCCGCGGCTGGTGACGGCCGAAGCGGACGGCGAGGCGCTGCCCTCGTTCATCAGGCTGGAGGACGAAACGTTGGTTTACGAGATTTACCCGGAAGATACGCCGATGCTGGTGCAGATAAAGGAGTTCATGGCGCTGTACGGACTGGTGGACATCCGGATGCGGATGCTTCGTATCCCGGAACTGAAGCGGATCATGGGCTTCCCGGAGAACTACGTACTGATCGGCACGCAGGAAGAGCAGAAAAAATTTATCGGCAACGCCGTCGAAGTGAACATGGCGCGGGTTCTCTGCGAGGCGCTGGTGGCGAAACTTTACGAGTTGAACATCGTGCCGCAGCGGTTTGCGGCGTAA